The segment TGTTAAACCCAATTCCTTTCCTATTTCAAGCATCAATGTAAATGCAGCATCAAAATCATTGTGTATAATTCCGTCAAGAATGGCCTCACGGATATCTTTTTTAATAATTCCAACTTCCTTACCGGGCATAATATTGAAGGTTTCCATGATAATTTCACCAGAAATGGGTGGTTGCCAATTTCTCATTTTATCCTTCTCTTCGATCTCAACCAATTTCTTGCGAACAAGTTCAAAATTCTTCATATACTTTCGAACTTTTGTCTCATTCTTAGAGGTTATATCGGCTTCGCATAAAGTCATTAAGGCATCAATATCGTCGCCTGCTTCGTATAAAAGCCTTCTTACCGCAGAATCAGAAACTATTTCTTCGGCAAGTACAATTGGCCTTAAATGCAATAACACCATTTTTTTGACAAATTCCATTTTTTCATTCAATGGAAGCTTCATTTGCTTAAATATCTTTGGAACCAATTTGGCCCCTAAAAATTCATGTGCATGAAAGGTCCACCCAACTTTGGGATCGAATTTTTTAGTTGCCGGTTTTGCGATATCGTGCAATATAGCTGCCCATCTTAACCAAAGATCATCTGTTTTTTCCGCAATATTATCAAGTACTTGTAAAGTATGGTAGAAGTTATTTTTATGCCCTTTTCCATCAATAATTTCAGAACCTTTTAAATCCATAAATAATGGGAAAATAATATGCAATAATCCCGATTCATCAAGCATTTTAAATCCTCGAGAAGGCTTATCAGATAATATAATTTTGCTTAATTCCTCATTAACGCGTTCATTTGAAACAATCTTAATTCGATTCACATTTCGCTTAATCGCTTCAAATGTTTCAATATGAATATCAAATTTAAGTTGACTGGCAAAGCGAATGGCACGCATCATCCTCAACGGATCGTCCGAAAAAGTAATATCAGGGTCAAGCGGAGTTCTGATGACTTTATCGTGAAGATCCTGTAACCCGTTAAACGGATCAATCAGTTCTTCATAATTCTCCTTTTGCAAACTCATCGCCATCGCGTTGATGGTAAAATCGCGCCTGTTTTGATCATCCTCCAGAGTTCCACTTTCAACAATCGGCTTTCTTGAATCGGCCCGATAGGATTCTTTTCTGGCGCCCACAAATTCAATCTCCATCCCATCATATCGAAGCATGGCTGTTCCAAAATTCTTGAAGTATTTTGGTTTGATATCAGGATCAATTCTGTGTGCAAGTTCCCGTGCAAAATCAAGTCCATTTCCCAATACTAAAATGTCAATATCCTTTGATCTTCTTTTTAACAATAAATCACGAACATAGCCTCCTATAACCCAAACCGGGGTTTTAGTTTCGAAGGATACTTCCGAAATCAGTTTAAAAATATTATGATTTAAGTGATTTATCAAAACGATTTTATTTTCAGCTACAAAGCTATTAAAAAACTAGTAGTTAGATTGTGTTAAAATATTTTTTCGATGTTTTACTTTTCTACACACAACAAAAGATTAAGGTATAAAACTTCTTAAACAAAATTAGCATTTATCAATTTTTACTTCAATCGAATTTAATTCCTAATTTTGTAGTGATTTAATTTTAAACTTAATGATCGATGGACGAGGAACAAAAAAATTCTTTAAAAAAGAATATGGATGAATTAATCCGTTTATTCAAAAAAATAAAGGATAAAAGTGTTTTTCATAATTTGCCCGGGATCGATAAAATGTTTATCCAAAATTTCGACCTTTTGGTTCAAAATTATGATGAGATAAAAGACGATCTTTCAGAACAACTATTAAGTCAGTTCGGTGCTCCTATTCATAAAATGATTGCTGATATTGTTGTAAAACTAAAGAAAGAATTGGGTGAAAATTTAACGGAAGAGATTGAATTACCCGAAAAGAAACTCCGCGAAATAAAAAAGATTTTAATCACTCCGGAGCCCTTAAATATTGATATCGAGATTAAATCAATCGACAGCCAACTGAACAAAGTAGGATTAAGCCCTGAACAAATTGACCGATTACTCGACAGGCGTTCTGATCTGGCTAAGAAAAAGGCTAGTAAGAGTTGAATTCATTCTTGATCGTAATATAACCTGGATAAACAAGTTCTCTTGTACCCACCATTATTGTAGGTTTTGCCCTTAAACTTAAATGACTTGGTTCGTTGCCTGCACCAACCAGATTAAAAACCAGATTTAACAAACTATTTCCCGATTCTTTTTTAAATACTTCTTTCAAATCAAAAGTCAATAATAAAGGTAAGGTCCCTGTTTCATTGGCCGGTATTTCCAATCGTTGAGACAAAACACCCTGTGTTATTTCGGTTTCATCAATAAACAATTGCCAATCCAACCGATTCATTGCAGCCTGATTTTGATTCGGATTTTGAACCTGAATATTCAGAATAAAGCTCATCGGCAGTTTATTTGATGAAAGTGCTGCAGTTAATTTGGCAGCATCCAAAAAACTTAAATCCGACATTGATTTTTTTTCCTGAATATTTACCCCTGCTAATTTCAAGTTTTCGATGGTATGCAAACGAAACTTGCAATTCACAAAAGAAGTTAATTCTGTTGCCTGTTTCAGCACATCACATGAAACCGATGTTACAAGCAAAGCAATAATTACGATGATTCTAAATTTTGTCATGGCTATTTCAGTTAAATATTCCGACCTAAATTAATACTAATTAAACTGATTTGGCAGAAACCGGTCTCAAAATTTCATTTTTATTTTGTTGTTGGTATACACCCGTTTCTTAGCTTTGTGTATCAGAGATCTATTATTTGATCACCATTTTAATGACATTTTAAAATTCGCTCAGTCAATGCTGTACATCTCACGATCAGAAACCGACCCCTATTTCAATATTGCGGCCGAAGAGTATGTTTTAAAAGAACTGACGGACGATGTATTTATGTTATGGCAAAATGAGCCATCAATCATTGTAGGTAAACATCAAAACACGCTTGCCGAAATAAATTACGAGTACGTTCAGAAACACAAAATCCCTGTAATTAGAAGGATTACCGGAGGAGGAACAGTTTATCACGACCTGGGGAATTTGAATTTTAGTTTTGTTAAAAGTGGAAAAAGGGACGAGCTTGTGAATTTCAAAGCTTTCACCGACCCCATTATTGCTGCATTAAAAACCATGTCGGTTGATGCCAGATTTGAAGGCAAAAACGATTTACGTGTGCAAGGGAAAAAAATTTCAGGAAACGCCGAACACGTTTACAAAAACAGGGTACTTCATCATGGCACCTTGCTTTTTTCGTCGGAGCTCGACAAATTAAATGAATCCATATTGGCTTCAACCAATAATTTTGAAGACAAAGCCGTAAAGTCGAATCGCAGTGAGGTAGCCAATATCATCGATTTTTTACATTCACCAATGAATATTCAGGATTTTCGAGAGGAGATTTTAAAACAGGTGATGATCAATGACAAAGAAGCTAAGATTTATACTTTTACGGATGAAGACAAAAATAAAATTACAGAATATGTAGAATCAAAATATTCACGTTGGTCGTGGAATTATGCCTATTCTCCCAAATACACACTTACAAAAAACATACGGATAGCCAACTTTAAGGCTCCTATTCAAATAATTGTCAAAGATGGAATCATCATAGATATTATATTTGATAAAAGAAATTCTATAAATCAATTTGCGAAAGAACTAAAAAAAGCATTGATCGAATCAAAACATGAGCCGGATGAAATAAAATCGCGGTTGATGTCTGCTTCATCTTTATTTAGCAGCGAATCAGAAATTTTAACTTTATTACAAACTTTATTCTAACATTATGGAACCAGATCATATATTTAATAAATTATGGAATGATTACGCAAAGCTTAATCCTTCTGTAAAAAGAATAAAAGAATTATTTGAACAGGAAAACGAAACGGTATTAAACGACCATATCGCGTTCAGGACCTTCGATCATCCCTTAATGAATTTAGATGTATTATCCGCATTATTCCTGAAGCATGGATATCAAGAAAAACAGGATTATCATTTCAAAGAAAAGCATCTTTATGCAAAACATTATGAGCGCAAAGATATTCCAAACGCACCACGTGTATTTATCAGTGAGTTAAAGCTGAAAGAAATGAGCAAACAACTGCAGCAATTAGTGAATGACGTCATTAAACCTGTGCCTCCTAAAACTTTTGCATCCGAAGAATTGCTTTTCAGTGGACGTGTTTGGGAACTTCCTTCTTTTGAAGTTTACAATACTTTAAGAATTGAATCGGAATACGCTGCCTGGCTTTATGTTTTTGGGTTTAGGGCCAATCATTTTACGGTAAGCATAAACGCTTTAAAAACATTAAATTCCGTTGAAAAAGTTAACGAATTTTTAAAACTTAAGGGTTACCTCATCAATGATTCAGGTGGTGAAATTAAAGGTTCACCTGCCGAACTTTTAGAACAATCAAGTATAAAATCTGAAACCATTAAGGTAGATTTCAAGGAAGGGATTTTCGATATCCCCGGCTGTTATTACGAATTTGCAAAACGCTACCCCGATACCGATGGTAAATTATATTCAGGCTTTATTGCTAAATCTGCAGATAAAATTTTTGAGAGTACCGATTTTTACAGTAAGGAAGATTAATATACGATTCAGATTTAAATACCATGACTGAAGAAAAATTTAATCAGCTTCAAAATCAATTTAAGGGTGATATTTTCAGGGATGAGTCTATGCGCATCTTATACGCTACCGATGCCTCCGCATACAGGGAGCTACCACTGGCCGTTGTTCGCCCTAAAGATGATGCCGACATAAAAACCATCATTGATTTTGCAAAACAGCATGGCACATCACTCATTCCCCGAACAGCCGGAACTTCTCTCGCAGGGCAGGTTGTTGGTAAAGGAATTGTTGTAGATGTATCTAAATACATGACCCAAATTATCGAATTAAATGAATTAGAAAAATGGGTCAGGGTGCAGCCAGGTGTAGTTTTAGATGAACTGAATCAGCTTCTTGCTCCCAAAAATTTATTTTTTGGTCCTGAAACTTCTACTGCTAATCGATGCATGATCGGAGGCATGGTTGGGAACAATGCCTGTGGTGCCCACTCACTCATTTATGGAAGCACCCGGGAGCATACAATATCTGTTAAAACCATTTTAAGCGATGGTTCGGAAGTTGAATTTGGGGAGTTAAGCAAAGCAGAGTTTGCTAAAAAGTGTGAAGGTGATTCGCTTGAAAATAAAATTTATCTGCAAATTAATAACATACTTTCCAAGCCGGAAAATCAGGTTGAAATTCGCAACGAATTTCCTGATCCGGATGTGGAACGCAGAAATACAGGCTATGCCATTGATTTACTCCTCCAATCAAATATCTTTAGTGAAACCCATGAAAACTTTAATTTTTCAAAACTTATTGCAGGTTCAGAAGGAACACTGGCATTTATTACCGAGATAAAGTTAAATCTGGTTCCACTACCCCCAAAAGATAAAGTACTGGTCTGTGTTCATTTTCATACTTTAAGAGAAGCGTTGAAGGCCAATGTTCATGCATTAAAGCATCTTCCTGCAAGTATCGAATTGATGGACCATACCATCCTGGAATGCACCAAAGGCAATATCGAGCAAAATAAAAACCGCTTTTTTATTGAAGGTGATCCCGGTGCAATTCTGATAATTGAATTTATGGCGGGCTCTCGTGAAGAAATAGCGGAGAAAGCGGAACGCTTAATTCAGGATTTTAAAAAGCATCGGATTGGCTATCATTATCCTTTGGTTTGG is part of the Bacteroidota bacterium genome and harbors:
- a CDS encoding CCA tRNA nucleotidyltransferase, with product MINHLNHNIFKLISEVSFETKTPVWVIGGYVRDLLLKRRSKDIDILVLGNGLDFARELAHRIDPDIKPKYFKNFGTAMLRYDGMEIEFVGARKESYRADSRKPIVESGTLEDDQNRRDFTINAMAMSLQKENYEELIDPFNGLQDLHDKVIRTPLDPDITFSDDPLRMMRAIRFASQLKFDIHIETFEAIKRNVNRIKIVSNERVNEELSKIILSDKPSRGFKMLDESGLLHIIFPLFMDLKGSEIIDGKGHKNNFYHTLQVLDNIAEKTDDLWLRWAAILHDIAKPATKKFDPKVGWTFHAHEFLGAKLVPKIFKQMKLPLNEKMEFVKKMVLLHLRPIVLAEEIVSDSAVRRLLYEAGDDIDALMTLCEADITSKNETKVRKYMKNFELVRKKLVEIEEKDKMRNWQPPISGEIIMETFNIMPGKEVGIIKKDIREAILDGIIHNDFDAAFTLMLEIGKELGLTDARTK
- a CDS encoding DUF1338 domain-containing protein; the protein is MEPDHIFNKLWNDYAKLNPSVKRIKELFEQENETVLNDHIAFRTFDHPLMNLDVLSALFLKHGYQEKQDYHFKEKHLYAKHYERKDIPNAPRVFISELKLKEMSKQLQQLVNDVIKPVPPKTFASEELLFSGRVWELPSFEVYNTLRIESEYAAWLYVFGFRANHFTVSINALKTLNSVEKVNEFLKLKGYLINDSGGEIKGSPAELLEQSSIKSETIKVDFKEGIFDIPGCYYEFAKRYPDTDGKLYSGFIAKSADKIFESTDFYSKED
- a CDS encoding lipoate--protein ligase family protein, with protein sequence MLYISRSETDPYFNIAAEEYVLKELTDDVFMLWQNEPSIIVGKHQNTLAEINYEYVQKHKIPVIRRITGGGTVYHDLGNLNFSFVKSGKRDELVNFKAFTDPIIAALKTMSVDARFEGKNDLRVQGKKISGNAEHVYKNRVLHHGTLLFSSELDKLNESILASTNNFEDKAVKSNRSEVANIIDFLHSPMNIQDFREEILKQVMINDKEAKIYTFTDEDKNKITEYVESKYSRWSWNYAYSPKYTLTKNIRIANFKAPIQIIVKDGIIIDIIFDKRNSINQFAKELKKALIESKHEPDEIKSRLMSASSLFSSESEILTLLQTLF